The window GATTTCAAGCGGAACATTATTGAAATAATTTGACGCGCCATCTGATTTTTGTTTTATGTAAACCGTAACATCATAATTGGAACCATTCACCACCGAAGAAAAAGAATCAATGGAAAAATGCGGCCAGCCGGGACCCCAAACCCATCCGTTGAAAAAATCATTCATGTTCACTCCTGTTGCCGTAGTCATGTCATCGCGGAATTTTTTGCTTGAAACATCGGTGAACGGATTATTCGCCTGCACATACTTCAACCCGAGAAAAAAAAGTGAATCTCCCAGATAGCCGCGCATGGTGTGAACCACATCAGCGCCTTTGTGATACACTAAATAAGAATCGTACGTGTTCGCATGAGAGACGGGAGCGATGGGCAGATACCCGTTGTTGTGCACGTGCGTGTAATGAACATTATCTTCATGATTGGCGCGCACCTGATTTTTGTAAGCAGTTTTTCCGTACACACATTCTTCAAAAAGAAACTGCGAGTAATTTGCCACGCCTTCGTTAATCCACATATCACCCTGATTATGGCAAGTTATGTGGTCGCCAAACCACTGATGCGAAAGTTCGTGCGCCATCAAAATATCTTCGTAAGAAGTTGTTCCGGTAATGAACGGGCGCGGATAAGAAATGTTAGTGGCATGCTCCATGGCACCTGAAGAAAACGGAACCACCGCATAGCCCATTTTTTTCCAGGGGAAAGGACCGTAATGGTTTTCATAACAAGCAATGGCATTTTTCAGATTCACGAATGAACCTTTGAGTTTTGTTGTGTCGGAAGCAACATCGGAAAGAATAAGCGGAATGGTATCGCCCGAAATGCTGATGAACGACCAATTCACCTGCGTATAAATTCCCACTGCCACCATTGCCAGATAAGAAGGAATAGTTTCATCGAGAACAAACGTGCGCGTGCGGTAACCGTTTATGTCGGTAGTATCTTTTACAAGTGTGCCGTTGCAATAAGCAATTTTTCCATTATTGGTTTTAATGTTGAACTCGTATTTGCTGCGCTCCACAAAATTATCGAAGCAGGGAAACCAAACCCGTCCGTAATTATGCGGGTCGGCAGCAAAACCCACTCCGAGATTATATGCTTCGGTGGAAGTAAAATAAAATCCTCCCCAGTTGCTCGCGTCAATTTGCGGAGTGCCGTGATAAAAAACCACTATAGAAGTTGTGTCTCCGCTGTTTTTTACAGAGGGAAGATTTGCAATCAGCAATGTGTCGTTGTAAGAGTAGGTAAGATTAGAATTATTCAATTGAACAGAATCCACTGTGAGTTTCAGCAAATCCAAACTCAACGTGGAAACAGAATTCATCTTCGGAACAAAATCAATTTGCGTGTTGCCTGCAATTATTTTATTGGTGAAATCTGTAATCTGAAGATTGACGGTGGTTTTGAGAATGTCAATGGTATCGGAGCGCAAGGAATCGGCAAATAAATTCATGTTCCCTTTCTTATTTCCCTGCTGGGAAAAAACAGAAAGTGAAACAAGTAAAAGAAAAAGAGAAATTATTTTTCTCATCTACTCAACAATAAGTTTTCCAGTCGCAATTTTTCCGTCAGAAGATTCCAG of the Bacteroidota bacterium genome contains:
- a CDS encoding T9SS type A sorting domain-containing protein, with translation MRKIISLFLLLVSLSVFSQQGNKKGNMNLFADSLRSDTIDILKTTVNLQITDFTNKIIAGNTQIDFVPKMNSVSTLSLDLLKLTVDSVQLNNSNLTYSYNDTLLIANLPSVKNSGDTTSIVVFYHGTPQIDASNWGGFYFTSTEAYNLGVGFAADPHNYGRVWFPCFDNFVERSKYEFNIKTNNGKIAYCNGTLVKDTTDINGYRTRTFVLDETIPSYLAMVAVGIYTQVNWSFISISGDTIPLILSDVASDTTKLKGSFVNLKNAIACYENHYGPFPWKKMGYAVVPFSSGAMEHATNISYPRPFITGTTSYEDILMAHELSHQWFGDHITCHNQGDMWINEGVANYSQFLFEECVYGKTAYKNQVRANHEDNVHYTHVHNNGYLPIAPVSHANTYDSYLVYHKGADVVHTMRGYLGDSLFFLGLKYVQANNPFTDVSSKKFRDDMTTATGVNMNDFFNGWVWGPGWPHFSIDSFSSVVNGSNYDVTVYIKQKSDGASNYFNNVPLEITFKDAGWNEAVKIINVSGKNTTATVTIPVNPVFAGVDMDEKISDAITSDTKVLKAAGTSFGQSANGRMQITVQAITDSAFIFVEHNWAPPDSFKTPNPNYKLSPYHYWKVSGIVPNLFNATASILYDGRTSCSSGGNCWLDNQLLTASNQEDSIVLLYRKNAADDWNYFPYYTKNEGNLTDKTGTIKIDSLLLGEYSLAFAYSLSGISENSFDNSILVYPNPSSGQFTVYGLRSAVELCVYDVFGNKVLDKTVNRKQETVNMSGANSGIYFYQLKSSGEIISAGKLVIQ